A region from the Zonotrichia leucophrys gambelii isolate GWCS_2022_RI chromosome Z, RI_Zleu_2.0, whole genome shotgun sequence genome encodes:
- the NAA35 gene encoding N-alpha-acetyltransferase 35, NatC auxiliary subunit, translating to MVMKATLEDDDSGWELGMPDKMEKSNTSWIDITQDFEEACRELKLGELLHDKLFGLFEAMSAIEMMDPKMDAGMIGNQVNRKVLNFEQAIKDGTIKIKDLTSPELVGIMDTCFCCLITWLEGHSLAQTVFTCLYIHNPDFIEDPAMKAFALGILKICDIAREKVNKAAVFEEEDFQSMTYGFKMANSVTDLRVTGMLKDVEDDLQRRVKSTRSRQGEERDPEVELEHQQCLAVFSRVKFTRVLLTVLIAFTKKETSAVAEAQKLMTQAADLLSAIHNSLHHGMQAQNDTTKGDHPIMMGFEPLVNQRLLPPTFPRYAKIIKREEMVNYFSKLIDRIKTVCEVVNLSNLHCILDFFCEFSEQSPCVLSRSLLQTTFLVDNKKVFGTHLMQDMVKDALRSFVSPPVLSPKCCLYNNHQAKDYIDSFVTHCVRPFCSLIQIHGHNRARQRDKLGHILEEFATLQDEAEKVDAALHSMLLKQEPQRQHLACLGTWVLYHNLRIMIQYLLSGFELELYSMHEYYYIYWYLSEFLYAWLMSTLSRADSSQMAEERIMEEQQKGRSSKKTKKKKKVRPLSREITMSQAYQNMCAGMYKTMIAFDMDGKVRKPKFELDSEQVRYEHRFAPFNSVITPPPVHYLQFKEMSDLNKYSPPPQSSDLYMAASKHYQQAKMILENIPNPDNEVNRILKVAKPNIVVMKLLAGGHKKDSKVPPEFDFSPHKYFPVVKLV from the exons ATGGTTATGAAAGCTACACTAGAAGATGATGATTCCGGATGGGAACTCGGTATGCCTGACAAGATGGAAAAGAGTAATACCAGCTGGATAGATATAACCCAGGATTTTGAAGAAGCTTGTAGAG AACTGAAGTTAGGAGAACTGCTTCATGACAAGCT TTTTGGTCTTTTTGAAGCCATGTCTGCCATTGAAATGATGGATCCCAAGATGGATGCTGGTATGATTGGAAACCAAGTTAACAGAAAGGTTCTTAACTTTGAGCAAGCTATTAAG gaTGGCACCATTAAAATAAAGGATCTCACTTCACCTGAGCTGGTAGGAATAATGGACAcgtgtttttgttgtttg ATAACATGGTTAGAAGGACATTCCTTGGCACAGACAGTATTCACTTGCCTTTATATTCATAATCCAGACTTCATAGAAGATCCTGCTATGAAGGCTTTTGCTCTTGGAATCCTAAAAATCTGTGATATTGCCAGAGAAAAGGTTAACAAAGCAGCTGTTTTTGAGGAG gaagATTTTCAGTCAATGACTTACGGATTTAAAATGGCCAATAGTGTGACAGATCTTAGAGTTACAG gtatgCTGAAAGATGTAGAAGATGACTTGCAAAGACGAGTGAag AGCACCCGAAGTCGacaaggagaagagagagatcCAGAAGTTGAACTTGAA CATCAACAGTGTTTAGCTGTCTTCAGCAGAGTCAAGTTTACCCGCGTCTTACTCACCGTCCTGATAGCTTTTACGAAAAAAGAG ACGAGTGCAGTTGCAGAAGCTCAGAAACTAATGACTCAGGCAGCTGACTTGCTCTCTGCCATACACAATTCACTGCATCATGGTATGCAGGCACAGAATGATACCACTAAAGGAG ATCATCCTATTATGATGGGGTTTGAGCCACTTGTTAATCAGAGATTGCTGCCACCAACTTTCCCTCGATAcgcaaaaattattaaaagggaagaaatggtCAACTATTTTTCCAAACTAATAGACCGAATAAAAACTGTATGTGAAGTAGTCAACTTAAGTAACTTGCACTGTATACTG GACTTTTTCTGTGAGTTTAGTGAGCAATCACCGTGTGTTCTTTCAAGATCCCTGTTACAG ACAACTTTCCTAGTAGATAACAAGAAGGTGTTTGGCACTCATCTCATGCAAGACATGGTAAAGGATGCCTTAAGATCTTTCGTCAGTCCTCCAGTACTTTCTCCAAA GTGTTGTCTTTATAATAACCACCAGGCAAAAGACTACATTGATTCCTTTGTCACACATTGTGTTCGG CCATTCTGTAGTCTGATTCAAATCCATGGACACAACAGAGCTCGTCAGAGAGATAAACTAGGTCACATCCTTGAGGAATTTGCCACACTACAAGATGAG GCCGAGAAAGTAGATGCAGCGCTTCATAGTATGTTACTGAAGCAGGAACCACAAAGGCAACATCTGGCTTGCTTGGGCACCTGGGTCCTATACCACAACCTTCGTATTATGATACAGTATCTTCTCAGTGGCTTTGAGTTAGAACTTTACAGTATGCATGAATATTACTACATCTATTG GTACCTCTCCGAGTTCCTCTATGCCTGGCTGATGTCAACGCTGAGCCGCGCCGACAGCTCTCAGATGGCAGAGGAGAGGATAATGGAGGAACAACAGAAAGGCCGCAGTagtaagaaaacaaagaaaaagaagaaag TTCGCCCTCTCAGCAGAGAGATAACCATGAGTCAAGCATACCAAAATATGTGTGCTGGGATGTACAAG ACAATGATTGCCTTTGACATGGATGGCAAAGTAAGAAAACCTAAGTTTGAACTGGATAGTGAGCAAGTTCGATATGAGCACAGATTTGCTCCATTCAACAGTGTTATAACACCACCTCCAGTGCACTACTTGCAATTTAAA GAAATGTCTGATTTAAATAAGTATAGCCCACCTCCTCAGTCATCAGATCTCTACATGGCAGCTAGCAAGCACTACCAGCAAGCTAAAATGATTCTTGAGAATATTCCAAATCCAGACAATGAG GTCAATCGAATTCTAAAAGTCGCAAAACCAAATATTGTGGTCATgaagctgctggcaggaggccACAAGAAAGACTCTAAG GTTCCTCCAGAATTCGACTTCTCTCCTCACAAATACTTTCCAGTTGTGAAGCTTGTTTGA